A window of Cohnella herbarum contains these coding sequences:
- a CDS encoding sensor histidine kinase has product MTQEVYVEEINDMFTSIRGQRHDFLNHVQVIHTMVQMGRTEQLKTYVADLVKETQDVSEIVQHCSPALAAFVQAKITVAVGKGISFTYELPGNWEAEDTTIKMIDIIKIMGNLVDNAFDETGLLPQNERHVHASILISDDKTIQIQVTNSGRTILPEEKERIFVPGYTTKGEGHSGLGLAIVLERVKHYRGKLDVHSDESIKTTEFRISLPKQSA; this is encoded by the coding sequence ATGACGCAAGAGGTGTACGTGGAGGAAATCAACGACATGTTTACGTCGATACGCGGTCAAAGGCATGATTTTCTTAACCACGTCCAGGTCATCCACACGATGGTTCAAATGGGCAGAACCGAGCAATTGAAAACGTACGTGGCGGACTTGGTCAAGGAGACGCAAGACGTCAGCGAGATCGTCCAGCACTGTTCGCCGGCATTGGCTGCGTTCGTCCAAGCTAAGATTACCGTTGCGGTCGGCAAAGGAATCTCTTTCACCTATGAATTGCCGGGTAACTGGGAGGCCGAAGATACGACCATTAAAATGATCGATATCATTAAAATCATGGGAAATCTCGTCGATAACGCGTTCGATGAAACGGGACTTCTTCCTCAGAACGAACGTCATGTCCACGCATCCATTCTGATCTCGGACGATAAAACGATCCAGATCCAAGTAACCAACAGCGGGCGAACGATATTGCCCGAGGAGAAAGAACGCATATTCGTGCCCGGTTACACGACCAAGGGAGAAGGCCACTCCGGTCTCGGATTGGCGATCGTTCTCGAACGGGTCAAGCACTATCGAGGCAAGCTCGACGTCCATTCCGACGAGAGCATCAAAACGACGGAGTTCCGAATTTCCTTGCCGAAACAGTCTGCATAA
- a CDS encoding glycosyl hydrolase family 18 protein, with translation MKSYTIRLRIILLFIIAGLATIPMPSSHAGNEIKVTYNKNRIEFQKQPFAKNGTTFVETRPFLKPLGVRVDWVTKTKFKLTKADLVIDMQVNSKTAYLNNNKLVTLAAAPLLDGSTLFLPLRPVASLMGLNLNWTTTSNTIEITGQPGNNVTPTPPTNSYKVVAYYPHWATYQNFKVSQIAASNLTHINYAFANVKEGVVVNGDYWADQVNFPQLKQLKQANPKLKTLISIGGWTWSGQFSDIALTDDARKRFAVSAVQFMRNNGFDGIDLDWEYPVAGGLATNRARAVDKTNFTLLLQTLRQKLNDAQTQDGKTYLLTIAAGAFPAYVTNTEMPKVAASVDWINLMTYDYHGNWENRSNHNAPLYADSADPNNAKSSINDTVATYLNAKVPANKLVLGIPMYGRSWTSCGETNQGLYQACKGVAPGVIADGIHEYGNLEKQGWINGNGFVRYWNESAKVPWLYKKSTGTFVSYEDPESIAYKAGYIKSKGLGGAMLWELSQDFNQTLLDKLTNSLR, from the coding sequence ATGAAAAGCTATACAATCCGACTCCGCATCATCCTTCTGTTTATCATAGCGGGCCTCGCTACCATACCTATGCCTTCTAGCCATGCCGGCAATGAAATCAAAGTTACATATAACAAGAACAGAATCGAATTCCAGAAGCAGCCATTCGCGAAAAACGGCACTACCTTCGTGGAAACGCGGCCGTTTTTGAAACCGCTCGGCGTTCGAGTCGACTGGGTGACCAAAACCAAATTCAAGCTCACTAAAGCCGATCTCGTTATCGATATGCAGGTCAACAGCAAAACCGCTTATTTGAATAACAACAAGCTTGTCACGTTGGCAGCCGCTCCGCTTTTAGACGGTTCGACTTTATTTCTGCCTTTGCGTCCGGTCGCTTCCTTAATGGGACTAAATCTAAATTGGACGACTACATCCAATACAATAGAGATTACCGGTCAGCCAGGCAATAATGTCACTCCTACGCCTCCGACGAACTCGTACAAAGTCGTAGCCTATTACCCGCATTGGGCAACCTATCAAAACTTCAAAGTCTCTCAAATTGCCGCATCTAACCTGACGCATATCAACTATGCTTTCGCTAACGTCAAAGAAGGCGTGGTCGTGAACGGAGATTATTGGGCGGACCAAGTGAATTTCCCGCAGCTCAAACAGCTTAAACAAGCCAATCCGAAGCTGAAGACGCTCATTAGCATCGGAGGATGGACTTGGTCGGGACAATTTTCCGACATTGCCCTAACCGACGATGCCCGGAAGAGATTCGCCGTCAGCGCCGTGCAATTCATGCGCAACAACGGTTTCGACGGGATCGATTTGGATTGGGAGTATCCGGTTGCCGGAGGATTGGCGACGAATCGCGCCAGAGCGGTCGACAAGACGAATTTCACGTTGCTCCTTCAGACCCTTCGCCAGAAACTTAACGATGCTCAGACTCAAGACGGCAAAACCTATCTGTTAACGATCGCCGCAGGCGCTTTTCCCGCTTATGTGACCAATACGGAAATGCCCAAGGTAGCGGCCTCCGTGGATTGGATTAATCTCATGACCTATGACTACCATGGCAATTGGGAAAATAGAAGCAATCATAATGCTCCGCTGTATGCGGATTCCGCCGATCCGAACAATGCCAAAAGCAGCATCAACGACACCGTCGCGACTTATTTGAACGCTAAAGTGCCCGCGAATAAACTCGTCTTAGGCATTCCCATGTACGGACGGAGTTGGACAAGCTGCGGCGAGACGAATCAAGGGCTATATCAAGCTTGCAAAGGGGTTGCCCCGGGCGTTATCGCAGACGGTATACATGAATACGGAAATTTGGAGAAGCAGGGTTGGATCAACGGCAACGGCTTTGTCCGCTATTGGAACGAAAGCGCCAAAGTCCCATGGCTATACAAGAAATCAACGGGTACGTTCGTAAGCTACGAAGATCCTGAATCGATTGCTTACAAAGCAGGTTACATCAAATCCAAAGGACTAGGCGGAGCGATGTTGTGGGAATTAAGCCAGGACTTTAACCAAACGT